The Phacochoerus africanus isolate WHEZ1 chromosome 15, ROS_Pafr_v1, whole genome shotgun sequence genome has a segment encoding these proteins:
- the WSB2 gene encoding WD repeat and SOCS box-containing protein 2 isoform X2 yields MEAGEEPLLLAELKPGRPHQFDWKSSCETWSVAFSPDGSWFAWSQGHCIVKLIPWPLEEQFIPKGFEAKSRSSKNDTKGRGSPKEKTLDCGQIVWGLAFSPWPSPPSRKLWARHHPQVPDVSCLILATGLNDGQIKIWEVQTGLLLLNLSGHQDVVRDLSFTPSGSLILVSASRDKTLRIWDLNKHGKQIQVLSGHLQWVYCCSISPDCSMLCSAAGEKSVFLWSMRSYTLIRKLEGHQSSVVSCDFSPDSALLVTASYDTNVIMWDPYTGERLRSLHHTQLSSPMDDSDVHISSLRSVCFSPEGLYLATVADDRLLRIWALELKTPIAFAPMTNGLCCTFFPHGGVIATGTRDGHVQFWTAPRVLSSLKHLCRKALRSFLTTYQVLALPIPKKMKEFLTYRTF; encoded by the exons ATGGAGGCCGGAG AGGAACCGCTGCTGCTGGCTGAACTCAAGCCCGGGCGCCCCCACCAGTTCGATTGGAAGTCGAGCTGTGAAACCTGGAGCGTCGCCTTCTCCCCGGATGGTTCCTGGTTCGCCTGGTCTCAAGGACACTGCATCGTCAAGCTGATCCCCTGGCCACTGGAGGAGCAGTT CATCCCTAAAGGGTTTGAAGCCAAAAGCCGAAGCagcaaaaatgacacaaaagggCGAGGCAGCCCGAAGGAGAAGACGCTGGACTGTGGGCAGATTGTCTGGGGCTTGGCCTTCAGCCCGTGGCCTTCTCCACCTAGCAGGAAGCTCTGGGCGCGCCACCACCCCCAAGTGCCAGATGTCTCTTGCCTGATCCTTGCTACAGGGCTCAACGATGGGCAGATCAAGATTTGGGAGGTCCAGACAG GGCTCCTGCTTTTGAATCTTTCTGGCCACCAAGACGTCGTGAGAGATCTGAGCTTCACACCCAGTGGCAGTTTGATTCTGGTCTCTGCGTCTCGAGATAAGACTCTGCGCATCTGGGACCTGAATAAACATG GTAAACAGATTCAGGTGTTATCAGGCCACCTGCAGTGGGTTTACTGCTGCTCCATCTCACCAGACTGCAGCATGCTGTGTTCTGCGGCCGGAGAGAAGTCG GTCTTTCTGTGGAGCATGCGGTCCTACACGTTAATCCGGAAGCTAGAGGGCCACCAAAGCAGCGTTGTCTCTTGTGACTTCTCCCCCGACTCTGCCTTGCTTGTCACGGCTTCTTACGATACCAATGTGATCATGTGGGACCCCTACACTGGCGAGAGGCTGAGGTCACTCCA CCACACCCAGCTCAGCTCCCCCATGGATGACAGTGACGTCCACATAAGCTCCCTGAGATCTGTGTGCTTCTCCCCCGAAGGCTTGTACCTCGCCACAGTGGCTGATGACAG GCTCCTCAGGATCTGGGCTCTCGAACTGAAAACTCCAATTGCATTTGCTCCTATGACCAATGGTCTTTGCTGCACATTTTTTCCACATGGTGGAGTTATTGCCACAGG gaCAAGGGATGGCCATGTCCAGTTCTGGACAGCTCCTAGGGTCCTGTCATCACTCAAGCACTTATGCCGGAAAGCCCTTCGAAGTTTCCTGACAACGTACCAAGTGCTAGCACTGCCAATCCCCAAAAAGATGAAAGAGTTCCTCACGTACAGGACTTTTTAA
- the WSB2 gene encoding WD repeat and SOCS box-containing protein 2 isoform X1, translated as MLIPGDTDDGTSLGNTEEPLLLAELKPGRPHQFDWKSSCETWSVAFSPDGSWFAWSQGHCIVKLIPWPLEEQFIPKGFEAKSRSSKNDTKGRGSPKEKTLDCGQIVWGLAFSPWPSPPSRKLWARHHPQVPDVSCLILATGLNDGQIKIWEVQTGLLLLNLSGHQDVVRDLSFTPSGSLILVSASRDKTLRIWDLNKHGKQIQVLSGHLQWVYCCSISPDCSMLCSAAGEKSVFLWSMRSYTLIRKLEGHQSSVVSCDFSPDSALLVTASYDTNVIMWDPYTGERLRSLHHTQLSSPMDDSDVHISSLRSVCFSPEGLYLATVADDRLLRIWALELKTPIAFAPMTNGLCCTFFPHGGVIATGTRDGHVQFWTAPRVLSSLKHLCRKALRSFLTTYQVLALPIPKKMKEFLTYRTF; from the exons ATGCTGATCCCTGGTGACACGGATGATGGGACAAGTTTAGGAAACACCG AGGAACCGCTGCTGCTGGCTGAACTCAAGCCCGGGCGCCCCCACCAGTTCGATTGGAAGTCGAGCTGTGAAACCTGGAGCGTCGCCTTCTCCCCGGATGGTTCCTGGTTCGCCTGGTCTCAAGGACACTGCATCGTCAAGCTGATCCCCTGGCCACTGGAGGAGCAGTT CATCCCTAAAGGGTTTGAAGCCAAAAGCCGAAGCagcaaaaatgacacaaaagggCGAGGCAGCCCGAAGGAGAAGACGCTGGACTGTGGGCAGATTGTCTGGGGCTTGGCCTTCAGCCCGTGGCCTTCTCCACCTAGCAGGAAGCTCTGGGCGCGCCACCACCCCCAAGTGCCAGATGTCTCTTGCCTGATCCTTGCTACAGGGCTCAACGATGGGCAGATCAAGATTTGGGAGGTCCAGACAG GGCTCCTGCTTTTGAATCTTTCTGGCCACCAAGACGTCGTGAGAGATCTGAGCTTCACACCCAGTGGCAGTTTGATTCTGGTCTCTGCGTCTCGAGATAAGACTCTGCGCATCTGGGACCTGAATAAACATG GTAAACAGATTCAGGTGTTATCAGGCCACCTGCAGTGGGTTTACTGCTGCTCCATCTCACCAGACTGCAGCATGCTGTGTTCTGCGGCCGGAGAGAAGTCG GTCTTTCTGTGGAGCATGCGGTCCTACACGTTAATCCGGAAGCTAGAGGGCCACCAAAGCAGCGTTGTCTCTTGTGACTTCTCCCCCGACTCTGCCTTGCTTGTCACGGCTTCTTACGATACCAATGTGATCATGTGGGACCCCTACACTGGCGAGAGGCTGAGGTCACTCCA CCACACCCAGCTCAGCTCCCCCATGGATGACAGTGACGTCCACATAAGCTCCCTGAGATCTGTGTGCTTCTCCCCCGAAGGCTTGTACCTCGCCACAGTGGCTGATGACAG GCTCCTCAGGATCTGGGCTCTCGAACTGAAAACTCCAATTGCATTTGCTCCTATGACCAATGGTCTTTGCTGCACATTTTTTCCACATGGTGGAGTTATTGCCACAGG gaCAAGGGATGGCCATGTCCAGTTCTGGACAGCTCCTAGGGTCCTGTCATCACTCAAGCACTTATGCCGGAAAGCCCTTCGAAGTTTCCTGACAACGTACCAAGTGCTAGCACTGCCAATCCCCAAAAAGATGAAAGAGTTCCTCACGTACAGGACTTTTTAA
- the WSB2 gene encoding WD repeat and SOCS box-containing protein 2 isoform X3 has protein sequence MLCSAAGEKSVFLWSMRSYTLIRKLEGHQSSVVSCDFSPDSALLVTASYDTNVIMWDPYTGERLRSLHHTQLSSPMDDSDVHISSLRSVCFSPEGLYLATVADDRLLRIWALELKTPIAFAPMTNGLCCTFFPHGGVIATGTRDGHVQFWTAPRVLSSLKHLCRKALRSFLTTYQVLALPIPKKMKEFLTYRTF, from the exons ATGCTGTGTTCTGCGGCCGGAGAGAAGTCG GTCTTTCTGTGGAGCATGCGGTCCTACACGTTAATCCGGAAGCTAGAGGGCCACCAAAGCAGCGTTGTCTCTTGTGACTTCTCCCCCGACTCTGCCTTGCTTGTCACGGCTTCTTACGATACCAATGTGATCATGTGGGACCCCTACACTGGCGAGAGGCTGAGGTCACTCCA CCACACCCAGCTCAGCTCCCCCATGGATGACAGTGACGTCCACATAAGCTCCCTGAGATCTGTGTGCTTCTCCCCCGAAGGCTTGTACCTCGCCACAGTGGCTGATGACAG GCTCCTCAGGATCTGGGCTCTCGAACTGAAAACTCCAATTGCATTTGCTCCTATGACCAATGGTCTTTGCTGCACATTTTTTCCACATGGTGGAGTTATTGCCACAGG gaCAAGGGATGGCCATGTCCAGTTCTGGACAGCTCCTAGGGTCCTGTCATCACTCAAGCACTTATGCCGGAAAGCCCTTCGAAGTTTCCTGACAACGTACCAAGTGCTAGCACTGCCAATCCCCAAAAAGATGAAAGAGTTCCTCACGTACAGGACTTTTTAA